The following proteins are co-located in the Gammaproteobacteria bacterium genome:
- a CDS encoding RHS repeat-associated core domain-containing protein yields MSFSRVLLFVVLFVSFSLPVPASAEDEPPIVDGQWTDWAIPDSNWTQGGAAKYEHSAEDLGAKACDWAEPDHPEISYEFATLRNPRYRNQGETQTYSVRCTVTSYGNTSVADVLSIERINVCPEGYQKVDVSARGPAACQPNDAMPDKNNGTCPETCDETNQHKNPSNPINAATGNKFETEQDYRNSAEPLLRFTRYFNSLGNPDTHGARKPRYSGVTGRGPSALSYTVGQYDDPTETTAPARRHTRVGRSWTHSYDRSLEIRREGNYPSIRAYRQSGGSLLFLPAAGGWAPQDDIELTLSELPDGRWLLVDTSDRREYYSAAGVLQRIENRAGHGVDLEYDSDGYLAAVRSDFGREMLFEHAGGLVNAVVLPGGERIAFEHDSDEKLTAVIREDGAVRRYEYANALFNDRTLLTAIYDENGDLYARWEYDVDGLAIRSTHGDGANDVQITRDGSTTTMVQGNGQVVTLESEVSHGVWRVVGSSEPCDGCSNVSRVELDETGRILEKENFEGEITRQQFNDRGLRTALIEAVGTPEERTVYTEWHPDFRLPVRITEPGRMTEYGYDSDGNRTSRTVTDLASGESRQTTWTYNEHGQVLTMDGPREDVSDITTYVYDTAGNIAAIRYALGHETRYTAYNAHGKLQEIVDRNGVVTTLEYDARQRLVRRTVAVGTAYAATSTFEYDSFGQLRRTTMPNGASISYEYDSAHRLIAIEDGLGNRIAYELDSEGNRIAQHVSGPSEGITRESFAEYNELNHLVASVGGAGQRSAFETDIEGKRTAMTDALGNRTTMRYDALDRLFETVDALGGITRYDFDPRDNLIQAVDQRGVTTDYIYNGFDELMETRSADAGTAIYEYDAAGNRILHVDARGVETHFEYDALNRLTFIDYPGTEKDISYQYDTGANGVGRLVALVDESGSTQYSYNPRGELVSKDTVVAATPLSVGYDHDAAGNISSISYPNGQVVFYERDSLGRVSGMSVQNLDGTTQQIASDIGYQPFGPVDSLIYGNGLVETRSYDNDGRLLSIRAGTMLDRNYNWDAASNIIAINNAVDGSKSQAFAYDSLYRLVSATGGYGRLEWTYDSVGNRTSETDNGIYNAYGYAADSNRLVDVDGEAIAYDEAGNSLTDGDKSFSYDERNRFVSVSTADGSYGYVHNALGQRVSKPRFETSTGMLCDANGDEIIDQNDLLALHDMIKGRIPSVPAADCNQDGVIDNKDNASIARLIGPAKNNGKNNGKNKGQKKDPVSTAISSYAAQFSIDELGEVAGKVLFVYDEAGHLIGEYDENGEAIKQYVWLGDRPIAVLEQGEVYYIHVDHLNTPQIVTDANQQVAWQGDYSPFGDVDVTENSNIELNLRFPGQYFDAETGLNYNYFRSYNPAMGRYTQSDPIGLADGPNTYIYGYSNAISNSDVLGLWVSRCARELGGPSARATTQNWINPFRHDYLNISGDFLGFGPKEDTAGNLIWGEGKVSSDEIIGKACNMICFDDKFDSYVKEAAAEIGEPNYNLAAFRGLPAHMAGARNCQTWVDDVINLAKEKYIEGEECPSCFK; encoded by the coding sequence GTGTCTTTTTCTCGCGTCCTGCTGTTCGTCGTCCTGTTCGTTTCATTCAGTTTGCCTGTTCCCGCCTCCGCGGAAGATGAGCCACCCATCGTTGATGGACAGTGGACCGACTGGGCCATTCCCGATTCGAACTGGACCCAAGGCGGGGCAGCGAAGTACGAACACTCGGCGGAAGACCTGGGCGCGAAGGCCTGCGACTGGGCCGAACCCGATCATCCCGAGATTAGTTACGAATTCGCCACGCTGCGTAATCCGCGTTACAGGAACCAAGGTGAGACGCAGACCTATTCGGTCAGGTGCACGGTAACGTCGTATGGAAACACCAGTGTCGCCGATGTCCTGTCAATCGAGCGCATCAATGTCTGCCCCGAGGGTTACCAGAAGGTAGATGTATCTGCACGTGGGCCGGCAGCCTGCCAGCCTAACGACGCCATGCCGGACAAGAACAACGGCACCTGCCCGGAAACCTGCGACGAGACCAACCAGCACAAGAACCCCAGCAACCCGATCAATGCCGCAACCGGCAACAAATTCGAAACAGAGCAGGACTACCGGAATTCAGCCGAGCCCCTGCTGAGATTCACCCGTTATTTCAACAGCCTTGGCAATCCCGACACCCACGGGGCGCGCAAGCCTCGTTATTCCGGCGTAACAGGCCGAGGCCCCAGTGCGCTCTCCTATACGGTCGGCCAGTACGACGACCCGACCGAAACAACTGCACCGGCTAGACGCCATACGCGTGTGGGTCGCAGCTGGACGCATAGCTACGACCGCTCGCTGGAAATCCGCCGCGAAGGCAACTATCCCAGCATTCGCGCCTACCGCCAGTCCGGGGGTTCGCTGCTGTTTCTGCCCGCTGCTGGCGGCTGGGCCCCCCAGGACGACATCGAGCTGACACTGAGCGAGCTGCCGGATGGCCGCTGGCTGCTGGTCGATACCAGTGATCGCCGCGAGTACTACTCGGCTGCGGGTGTGCTCCAGCGAATCGAAAACCGTGCCGGTCATGGCGTGGACCTGGAATACGACAGCGATGGCTACCTCGCTGCCGTGCGCAGTGACTTTGGCCGCGAGATGCTGTTCGAACACGCAGGCGGGCTGGTAAATGCCGTCGTCCTGCCGGGCGGCGAACGCATCGCGTTCGAGCACGACAGTGACGAAAAACTGACTGCCGTAATCCGCGAGGATGGGGCAGTGCGGCGCTATGAATACGCCAACGCACTGTTCAACGACAGGACCCTGTTGACGGCCATTTACGATGAGAACGGCGACCTTTATGCCCGTTGGGAATATGACGTCGATGGTCTTGCTATCCGCAGCACGCATGGCGATGGCGCCAATGACGTGCAGATCACACGTGATGGTTCGACCACGACCATGGTCCAGGGCAATGGCCAGGTCGTCACGCTGGAAAGCGAAGTCAGTCATGGCGTGTGGCGCGTGGTCGGCAGCTCCGAGCCGTGTGACGGCTGCAGCAATGTCTCGCGCGTCGAGCTGGACGAGACGGGTCGCATCCTGGAGAAGGAAAACTTCGAAGGCGAGATCACGCGCCAGCAGTTCAATGACCGCGGTCTCCGGACGGCGCTGATCGAAGCAGTCGGTACGCCGGAAGAACGCACTGTCTACACCGAATGGCATCCGGACTTCCGGCTGCCGGTGCGTATCACCGAGCCAGGACGCATGACCGAATACGGTTACGACAGTGATGGCAACCGCACCAGCCGCACGGTGACTGACCTCGCAAGCGGGGAAAGCCGGCAGACTACCTGGACCTACAACGAGCACGGCCAGGTACTGACCATGGATGGCCCACGCGAGGACGTCAGTGACATAACCACATATGTCTACGATACTGCCGGCAATATAGCAGCGATACGATATGCCCTGGGCCACGAAACCCGCTATACGGCCTATAACGCCCATGGCAAGCTACAGGAAATTGTAGATAGGAACGGCGTTGTAACCACCCTTGAATATGATGCACGCCAGCGCCTGGTCCGCCGCACTGTAGCTGTGGGGACGGCCTACGCGGCCACGTCGACGTTCGAATACGACAGCTTCGGGCAGCTACGCCGAACCACCATGCCAAATGGCGCCAGCATCAGTTACGAGTACGATAGTGCGCATCGCCTGATCGCCATTGAAGACGGGCTGGGCAATCGCATTGCTTACGAGCTCGACAGCGAAGGTAACCGGATCGCTCAGCATGTCTCCGGCCCGAGCGAAGGTATTACGCGAGAATCCTTTGCCGAGTACAACGAGCTGAACCACTTGGTGGCAAGCGTCGGTGGCGCAGGGCAGCGCAGCGCTTTCGAGACCGATATCGAAGGCAAGCGCACGGCGATGACTGATGCCCTTGGCAACCGCACGACCATGCGCTACGACGCCCTGGATCGCTTGTTCGAGACCGTAGATGCCCTGGGTGGCATCACCCGCTATGACTTTGATCCTCGTGACAACCTGATCCAGGCGGTCGATCAGCGTGGCGTAACAACGGATTACATTTACAACGGATTTGACGAGCTAATGGAAACCCGCTCCGCGGATGCTGGTACGGCTATCTATGAGTACGATGCCGCCGGGAATCGTATCCTGCATGTAGATGCGCGTGGTGTCGAAACTCACTTCGAATATGATGCACTAAATCGCCTTACCTTCATCGATTATCCCGGCACGGAAAAAGACATCAGCTACCAGTACGATACAGGTGCCAATGGTGTAGGCCGCCTGGTCGCGCTCGTTGATGAATCCGGCAGCACCCAATACAGCTACAACCCGCGGGGCGAACTGGTCAGCAAGGATACAGTTGTAGCTGCTACGCCGCTCAGCGTGGGTTATGACCACGACGCAGCAGGCAACATTTCATCCATCAGCTACCCGAACGGCCAGGTCGTGTTCTACGAACGGGACTCCCTGGGGCGGGTGAGCGGAATGTCCGTGCAGAACCTCGATGGCACGACACAACAGATTGCCAGTGACATCGGCTACCAGCCGTTCGGGCCGGTCGACAGCTTGATCTATGGCAATGGCCTGGTTGAAACCCGGAGTTATGACAACGATGGTCGCCTGCTCAGCATTCGCGCAGGCACCATGCTGGACCGCAACTACAACTGGGATGCAGCCAGCAACATCATCGCCATCAACAACGCAGTCGATGGCAGCAAGAGCCAAGCCTTTGCTTATGACAGCCTCTATCGCCTGGTTTCGGCAACAGGAGGTTACGGCAGACTGGAATGGACCTATGACAGCGTCGGCAACCGGACCAGCGAGACCGACAACGGCATCTATAATGCTTATGGATACGCTGCGGATTCCAATCGACTGGTCGACGTCGACGGCGAGGCCATCGCTTACGACGAGGCGGGTAACAGCCTGACGGATGGCGATAAGAGCTTCAGTTATGACGAGCGCAATCGCTTTGTTTCAGTGAGCACGGCTGATGGCAGCTACGGCTACGTGCACAACGCCCTTGGCCAGCGCGTCAGCAAACCGCGGTTCGAGACCAGCACGGGCATGCTGTGCGATGCCAATGGCGACGAAATCATTGACCAGAACGACCTGCTAGCTCTGCATGACATGATCAAGGGACGCATTCCAAGCGTTCCGGCGGCGGACTGCAACCAGGACGGCGTGATCGACAACAAGGACAATGCCAGCATTGCCAGGCTGATCGGACCTGCCAAGAACAACGGCAAGAACAATGGAAAGAACAAGGGCCAGAAGAAGGATCCGGTCAGCACTGCTATCAGCAGCTATGCTGCACAGTTCTCCATTGATGAACTCGGCGAGGTCGCCGGCAAAGTCCTGTTCGTTTATGACGAAGCAGGACATCTGATCGGCGAATACGACGAAAACGGCGAAGCCATCAAGCAATACGTCTGGCTGGGCGATCGGCCGATTGCCGTGTTGGAGCAGGGCGAGGTGTATTACATCCACGTCGACCATCTGAACACGCCACAGATCGTGACGGATGCCAACCAACAAGTAGCCTGGCAGGGCGATTACTCGCCGTTTGGTGACGTTGATGTCACGGAGAATTCGAACATCGAACTGAATCTCCGATTTCCGGGCCAGTACTTTGACGCCGAGACGGGGCTGAACTACAACTACTTCCGCAGCTACAACCCGGCGATGGGGCGGTACACGCAGAGTGATCCGATTGGCCTTGCGGATGGCCCAAACACTTACATTTATGGCTATTCAAACGCAATCTCGAACTCGGATGTTTTGGGGCTTTGGGTAAGCCGCTGCGCTAGAGAGCTGGGAGGGCCCTCCGCGCGTGCTACAACTCAGAATTGGATAAATCCCTTTAGACACGATTATCTCAACATCAGCGGAGATTTTCTTGGCTTTGGGCCAAAAGAAGATACGGCCGGAAACTTGATTTGGGGCGAGGGCAAAGTATCAAGCGACGAAATTATTGGAAAGGCATGCAACATGATTTGCTTTGACGATAAATTTGACTCGTAC